One window of Ziziphus jujuba cultivar Dongzao chromosome 5, ASM3175591v1 genomic DNA carries:
- the LOC107421261 gene encoding conserved oligomeric Golgi complex subunit 4: MLRIANRPFLTTFSLQENRMDSTPIPNGSSVTAFESDHHQDLLSSTSINFGTAEALDHVRSITDVGAMTRLLHECIAYQRALDLELDSLLSQRSNLDQHLLHLQKSADVLHIVETDSDHMLSNITSTADLADHVSSKVRELDLAQSRVNSTLLRLDAIVERGNCIEGVKRALETEDYEAAANFVQTFLQIDEKYKDSGSEQREQLMLSKKKLEGIVRKRLSVAVDQRDHPTILRFIRLYTPLGLEEEGLQVYVGYLRKVIGMRSRLEFEHLAELMDQNVAGDGQTQANFVGCLTNLFKDIVLAVEENNEILRSLCGEDGIVYVICELQEECDTRGSLILKKYMEYRKLPLLSSDINAQNKNLLAVGVSSEGPDPREVELYLEEILSLMQLGEDYTEFMVSKIKGLTSVDAELVPRATKAFRSGSFSKVVQEITGFYVILEGFFMVENVRKAIRIDEHVPDSLTTSMVDDVFYVLQSCLRRAISTSNISSVIAVLSSASSLLSNEYHEGLQQKMREANLGVKQLLGGAGVQKTGTEIATVLNNMDVSCEYVLKLKHEIEEQCAEVFPAPGDREKVKSCLSELGDMSNTFKQSLTAGMEQIVATITPRIRPVLDGVATISYELSEAEYADNEVNDPWVQRLLHAVESNVAWLQPLMTANNYDSFVHLVIDFIVKRLEVTMMQKRFSQLGGLQLDRDARALVSHFSSMTQRTVRDKFARLTQMATILNLEKVSEILDFWGENSGPMTWRLTPAEVRRVLGLRVDFKPEAIAALKL; encoded by the exons ATGCTACGAATCGCGAATCGTCCTTTTTTAACAACATTTTCGCTCCAAGAGAACAGAATGGATTCCACACCGATCCCAAATGGCTCATCCGTCACTGCGTTTGAATCGGACCACCACCAGGATCTGCTGTCGTCGACCTCCATAAACTTCGGCACCGCCGAGGCACTCGACCACGTCCGGAGCATCACCGACGTCGGAGCCATGACGCGTCTCCTCCACGAGTGCATTGCTTACCAGCGAGCCCTGGATCTGGAACTCGATAGCCTCCTCTCCCAGCGCTCCAATCTCGACCAGCACCTCCTCCACCTCCAGAAGTCCGCCGATGTCCTCCACATCGTCGAGACCGACTCCGACCACATGCTTTCCAATATTACCTCCACCGCCGATCTCGCTGACCACGTCAGCAGCAAAGTCCGCGAGCTTGATCTCGCTCAATCCCGAGTCAATTCCACGCTCCTCCGCCTCGACGCCATTGTTGAGAGGGGCAATTGCATTGAAGGAGTTAAGAGGGCTTTGGAAACTGAAGATTACGAGGCCGCTGCCAATTTCGTCCAGACATTCCTTCAAATCGACGAGAAATACAAGGACTCTGGGTCGGAGCAGAGGGAGCAGCTCATGTTGTCAAAGAAGAAGCTTGAAGGGATTGTGAGGAAGCGGCTTTCGGTGGCCGTGGATCAGAGGGACCATCCGACTATCCTGAGATTCATTCGGTTGTATACACCGCTGGGGTTGGAGGAAGAGGGATTGCAGGTGTATGTTGGGTATCTGAGGAAGGTGATTGGGATGAGATCTAGGCTTGAGTTTGAGCATTTGGCGGAATTGATGGACCAGAATGTAGCCGGTGATGGCCAAACACAGGCTAACTTTGTTGGGTGTCTGACCAATTTGTTCAAAGACATCGTCTTGGCTGTTGAAGAAAATAATGAGATTTTAAGGAGTCTTTGTGGTGAGGATGGTATTGTTTATGTGATTTGTGAGCTTCAAGAGGAGTGTGATACCCGTGGTTCTTTGATCTTGAAGAAGTACATGGAGTATAGGAAATTGCCCTTGCTGTCTTCCGATATCAATGCCCAAAACAAGAACTTACTTGCCGTTGGAGTTTCTTCTGAGGGACCGGATCCCAGGGAGGTTGAGTTGTACTTGGAAGAAATACTGTCATTGATGCAACTGGGGGAGGACTATACAGAATTCATGGTCTCGAAGATCAAGGGATTGACTTCTGTGGATGCAGAGTTGGTCCCGCGAGCAACCAAGGCTTTTAGGAGCGGAAGTTTCAGCAAAGTTGTTCAAGAAATTACCGGTTTCTATGTCATTCTAGAGGGATTTTTCATGGTGGAAAATGTAAGGAAGGCTATTCGGATTGATGAGCATGTACCTGACAGTCTTACAACTTCAATGGTGGACGATGTGTTCTATGTACTACAGAGTTGTTTGCGAAGGGCGATATCTACTTCCAATATCAGCTCCGTGATTGCTGTGTTGAGCAGTGCGAGTAGCTTGTTAAGCAATGAATACCATGAGGGATTGCAACAGAAAATGAGAGAGGCAAACCTTGGCGTGAAGCAGTTATTGGGTGGTGCTGGTGTGCAGAAGACAGGAACAGAGATAGCAACAGTTTTGAACAACATGGATGTTAGTTGCGAGTATGTCCTGAAATTGAAACACGAGATTGAGGAGCAATGTGCAGAG GTATTCCCTGCTCCAGGTGATAGAGAAAAAGTAAAATCTTGTTTGTCTGAATTGGGGGATATGAGCAACACATTCAAGCAATCTTTGACTGCTGGCATGGAACAAATTGTTGCAACCATAACACCCCGAATTCGTCCAGTGCTAGATGGTGTAGCAACCATCAGTTACGAGCTCTCTGAGGCTGAATATGCAGATAATGAGGTCAATGATCCATGGGTCCAGAGACTTCTCCATGCTGTTGAGTCGAATGTAGCATGGCTCCAGCCTTTAATGACAGCCAACAATTATGACTCGTTTGTACATTTGGTCATTGACTTCATCGTGAAGAGGCTGGAAGTGACTATGATGCAGAAAAGATTCAGTCAGCTTGGAGGACTGCAGCTCGATAGAGATGCTAGGGCATTGGTAAGCCACTTCTCTAGCATGACTCAAAGGACTGTTAGAGATAAGTTTGCTCGTCTCACTCAAATGGCTACTATTCTCAACCTAGAAAAGGTCTCTGAGATTCTAGATTTTTGGGGTGAGAATTCAGGACCTATGACATGGAGGCTTACTCCAGCTGAAGTTAGGCGTGTTTTGGGTTTGAGGGTTGATTTTAAACCTGAAGCAATTGCGGCTCTTAAGTTGTAA
- the LOC112492008 gene encoding pyruvate dehydrogenase E1 component subunit alpha-3, chloroplastic, translating into MSTCITMSEGGCKGAGRGEGPTLVECETYRFRGHSLADLDELRDPAEKARYAARHPITALKKYLFEYKLASEQELKAIDKKIDEVVEDAVEFADESPLPPSSQLLENVFADPKGFGIGPDGRYRCEDPKFTEGTAHVQSLKLNVNFMFWV; encoded by the exons ATGTCTACCTGCATTACGATGAG TGAGGGAGGTTGCAAAGGAGCAGGGAGGGGAGAAGGGCCCACATTGGTGGAATGTGAGACATATAGATTCAGAGGACATTCATTGGCTGATCTAGATGAGCTTCGTGACCCTG CTGAGAAGGCACGCTATGCTGCTAGACACCCCATTACTGCGTTGAAGAAATACTTATTTGAGTACAAGTTAGCCAGTGAACAAGAGTTAAAGGCCATAGACAAGAAGATAGATGAGGTGGTTGAGGATGCTGTTGAGTTCGCAGATGAAAGCCCTCTTCCACCTAGCAGCCAGTTACTGGAGAATGTGTTCGCGGATCCAAAAGGTTTTGGAATTGGACCTGACGGGCGGTACAGATGTGAGGATCCCAAATTCACTGAAGGCACTGCACATGTCCAATCTCTTAAGTTGAATGTTAATTTTATGTTCTGGGTTTAG